From a region of the Oncorhynchus tshawytscha isolate Ot180627B linkage group LG14, Otsh_v2.0, whole genome shotgun sequence genome:
- the LOC112266905 gene encoding huntingtin-interacting protein 1-like isoform X2, which translates to MDLSKMAVSINKAINTQEVAVKEKHARTCILGTHHEKGAHTFWAAVNRLPLSSNAVLCWKFCHVFHKLLRDGHPNVIKDSMRNKADLSDMSRMWGHLSEGYGKLCSIYLKLLITKMEFHIKNPRFPGNLQMSNRQLDEAGENDVNNFFQLTVEMFDYLECELNLFLGVFSSLDMSRSVSVTAAGQCRLAPLIQVILDSSHLYDYTVKLLFKLHSCLPADTLQGHRDRFQEQFKKLKSLFYRSSNLQYFKRLIQIPQLPENPPNFLRASALSEHISPVVVIPAESSSPETEHMVDLVTEDLVDTDIPVQPATVVEPRFDDLFGTSAATDPFNFNNQNGMRKDDKDRLIEQLTREIQALREELESFRLESGRLCQALRGRVNELEAELAEQSHLRMQALGESEFLRAELDDLRRVKEDTEKEQRSLTEIERKAVANEQRYVKLKEKYTELVQSHADLLRKNAEVTRQMTVARAAQDEVDSVRREMQEKVKAAQEAAARREQEQVEQLQELQRELISSRVELDTLKSTMASSQQSSEELSSQLSTVESEKVELAGSLLKKEEELAGLGEELERVQSSLASERESGVKTAEALQNQLNEKESREQALESQLVAARWSTLQGAVEEAERIVQDSLAQLDDPAHISCTSSADYLASRCQASLDCMDRLHSARDGYLADNTGVSELVRAVTHLAHLVGDTIVQGSATSHMVPVEQADALSDSVKACGAEALALLGQMKEQESLATADSATLRAALDGILATAEKLRPRGLELQQGELGDLVEQEMAATSAAVESAAARIEDMLNKSRAVDTGVKMEVNERILASCTDLMQAIKELVLSSKDLQRDIVDSGRGAASMKEFYVKNSRWTEGLISASKAVGWGATVMVDAADLVVQGKGKYEELMVCSHEIAASTAQLVAASKVKADKDNANLGRLKLASKGVTQATAGVVASTKSGKSQIEEKDTMDFSSMTLTQIKRQEMDSQVSVLELETKLQKERERLGELRKKHYELAGVAEGWGEEDEGTG; encoded by the exons gtgatAAAGGACTCGATGAGGAACAAGGCTGACCTGAGTGACATGAGTAGAATGTGG GGTCACCTGAGTGAAGGATATGGGAAGTTGTGCAGCATCTACCTCAAACTGCTTATCACCAAGATGGAGTTCCACATCAAA aaTCCCCGTTTCCCCGGCAACCTTCAGATGTCAAACAGGCAGCTTGACGAGGCGGGAGAGAACGACGTCAACAACTT CTTCCAGTTGACAGTAGAGATGTTCGACTACCTGGAGTGTGAGCTCAACCTATTCCTTGGTG TGTTCAGCTCCCTGGACATGTCGCGGTCTGTGTCGGTGACGGCGGCGGGCCAGTGTCGCCTGGCTCCCCTGATCCAGGTAATCCTGGACAGCAGCCACCTGTATGACTACACCGTCAAGCTGCTCTTCAAGCTGCACTCCT gccttcctgctgacacactccagggCCACAGAGACCGCTTCCAGGAGCAGTTCAAGAA GCTGAAGAGTCTGTTCTACCGCTCCAGTAACCTGCAGTACTTCAAGAGGCTCATTCAGATCCCACAGTTACCTGAG AACCCACCTAACTTCCTGCGGGCGTCGGCGTTGTCGGAGCACATCAGTCCGGTGGTAGTCATCCCGGCTGAGTCGTCCTCCCCCGAGACGGAACACATGGTGGACCTGGTGACAGAGGACCTGGTGGATACCGACATCCCCGTCCAGCCG GCTACTGTGGTAGAGCCCAGGTTCGACGACCTCTTTGGCACGTCCGCCGCCACGGACCCCTTCAATTTCAACAATCAGAACGGGATGCGCAAGGACGACAA GGACCGCCTGATCGAGCAGCTGACACGGGAGATCCAGGCCCTCAGGGAGGAACTGGAGTCCTTCAGATTGGAG agtgGGCGTCTGTGCCAGGCGCTACGCGGGCGTGTCAATGAGCTAGAGGCGGAGCTAGCAGAGCAGAGCCACCTGAGAATGCAGGCGTTGGGAGAGAGCGAGTTCCTGAGGGCGGAGCTTGACGACCTGCGCCGGGTCAAAGAGGACACGGAGAAAGAGCAGCGAAGCCTCACCGAGATCGAGA GGAAAGCGGTGGCCAATGAGCAGCGCTACGTCAAGCTGAAAGAGAAGTACACAGAGCTGGTGCAGAGTCACGCTGACCTGCTGAGGAAG AACGCGGAGGTGACTCGTCAGATGACGGTGGCGCGGGCAGCTCAGGACGAGGTGGACAGCGTGAGGAGAGAGATGCAGGAGAAGGTCAAGGCTGCCCAGGAGGCCGCGGCGAGACGG GAGCAGGAACAGGTGGAGCAGCTGCAGGAGCTGCAGAGGGAGCTGATCTCCAGCAGGGTGGAGCTAGACACCCTGAAAAGCACCATGGCCTCGTCCCAACAG TCGAGTGAGGAGCTCAGTTCGCAGCTCTCGACTGTGGAATCGGAGAAGGTGGAGCTAGCGGGATCCTTgttgaagaaagaggaggagcttGCAGGCCTGGGGGAGGAGCTAGAGCGTGTTCAGAGCAGCCTGGCCAGTGAGAGGGAAAGTGGAGTGAAGACTGCCGAGGCCCTACAGAACCAACTCAATGAGAAG gagagcagggagcaggcccTGGAGAGCCAGCTGGTGGCAGCCCGCTGGTCCACCCTACAGGGGGCtgtggaggaggcagagaggatagtCCAGGACTCACTGGCCCAGCTTGATGACCCAGCACATATCAGCTGCACCAGCTCTGCAG ACTACCTGGCGTCCAGGTGTCAGGCATCTCTGGACTGTATGGACAGACTTCACTCTGCCAGAGACGGCTACCTGGCAGACAACACAG GTGTGTCGGAGCTGGTGCGGGCAGTGACCCATCTTGCACACCTGGTGGGCGACACCATTGTTCAGGGCAGTGCCACCTCTCACATGGTGCCAGTGGAGCAAGCGGACG CGTTGTCAGACAGTGTGAAGGCGTGTGGGGCTGAAGCCCTGGCCCTGCTGGGTCAGATGAAGGAGCAGGAAAGCCTGGCTACGGCAGACAGCGCAACGTTGAGGGCAGCGCTGGATGGCATCCTGGCCACCGCAGAG AAACTGCGTCCTCGGGGTCTGGAGCTGCAGCAGGGGGAGCTGGGAGATCTGGTGGAGCAGGAAATGGCTGCCACATCAGCCGCCGTGGAGTCAGCAGCCGCCAGGATAGAG GATATGCTCAACAAGTCGCGTGCAGTCGACACAGGGGTTAAGATGGAGGTCAACGAGAG GATCCTGGCCTCCTGTACAGACCTGATGCAGGCCATCAAAGAGCTCGTTCTGTCTTCCAAAGATCTGCAAAGGGATATTGTGGATAGTGGCAGG GGGGCAGCATCCATGAAGGAGTTCTATGTCAAGAACTCTCGCTGGACTGAAGGCCTGATCTCAGCCTCCAAAGCCGTGGGCTGGGGTGCCACGGTAATGGT AGATGCAGCAGATCTGGTGGTGCAGGGCAAGGGCAAGTACGAGGAGCTGATGGTGTGTTCGCATGAGATTGCAGCCAGCACTGCACAACTGGTGGCCGCATCCAAG GTGAAGGCAGACAAAGACAACGCCAACCTGGGCCGCCTGAAGCTGGCATCCAAAGGGGTCACACAGGCCACCGCCGGAGTTGTAGCCTCCACCAAGTCCGGGAAGTCCCAGATCGAGGAGAAAG ACACCATGGATTTCTCCAGTATGACCCTCACTCAGATCAAGAGGCAGGAGATGGACTCACAG GTTTCGGTTCTAGAGCTGGAGACAAAGCTGCAGAAGGAGCGAGAGCGTCTAGGAGAGCTAAGGAAGAAGCACTATGAGCTGGCCGGGGTGGCCGAGGGCTGGGGGGAGGAGGACGAAG GTACAGGTTGA
- the LOC112266905 gene encoding huntingtin-interacting protein 1-like isoform X3 — protein sequence MDLSKMGHLSEGYGKLCSIYLKLLITKMEFHIKNPRFPGNLQMSNRQLDEAGENDVNNFFQLTVEMFDYLECELNLFLGVFSSLDMSRSVSVTAAGQCRLAPLIQVILDSSHLYDYTVKLLFKLHSCLPADTLQGHRDRFQEQFKKLKSLFYRSSNLQYFKRLIQIPQLPENPPNFLRASALSEHISPVVVIPAESSSPETEHMVDLVTEDLVDTDIPVQPATVVEPRFDDLFGTSAATDPFNFNNQNGMRKDDKDRLIEQLTREIQALREELESFRLESGRLCQALRGRVNELEAELAEQSHLRMQALGESEFLRAELDDLRRVKEDTEKEQRSLTEIERKAVANEQRYVKLKEKYTELVQSHADLLRKNAEVTRQMTVARAAQDEVDSVRREMQEKVKAAQEAAARREQEQVEQLQELQRELISSRVELDTLKSTMASSQQSSEELSSQLSTVESEKVELAGSLLKKEEELAGLGEELERVQSSLASERESGVKTAEALQNQLNEKESREQALESQLVAARWSTLQGAVEEAERIVQDSLAQLDDPAHISCTSSADYLASRCQASLDCMDRLHSARDGYLADNTGVSELVRAVTHLAHLVGDTIVQGSATSHMVPVEQADALSDSVKACGAEALALLGQMKEQESLATADSATLRAALDGILATAEKLRPRGLELQQGELGDLVEQEMAATSAAVESAAARIEDMLNKSRAVDTGVKMEVNERILASCTDLMQAIKELVLSSKDLQRDIVDSGRGAASMKEFYVKNSRWTEGLISASKAVGWGATVMVDAADLVVQGKGKYEELMVCSHEIAASTAQLVAASKVKADKDNANLGRLKLASKGVTQATAGVVASTKSGKSQIEEKDTMDFSSMTLTQIKRQEMDSQVSVLELETKLQKERERLGELRKKHYELAGVAEGWGEEDEGTG from the exons GGTCACCTGAGTGAAGGATATGGGAAGTTGTGCAGCATCTACCTCAAACTGCTTATCACCAAGATGGAGTTCCACATCAAA aaTCCCCGTTTCCCCGGCAACCTTCAGATGTCAAACAGGCAGCTTGACGAGGCGGGAGAGAACGACGTCAACAACTT CTTCCAGTTGACAGTAGAGATGTTCGACTACCTGGAGTGTGAGCTCAACCTATTCCTTGGTG TGTTCAGCTCCCTGGACATGTCGCGGTCTGTGTCGGTGACGGCGGCGGGCCAGTGTCGCCTGGCTCCCCTGATCCAGGTAATCCTGGACAGCAGCCACCTGTATGACTACACCGTCAAGCTGCTCTTCAAGCTGCACTCCT gccttcctgctgacacactccagggCCACAGAGACCGCTTCCAGGAGCAGTTCAAGAA GCTGAAGAGTCTGTTCTACCGCTCCAGTAACCTGCAGTACTTCAAGAGGCTCATTCAGATCCCACAGTTACCTGAG AACCCACCTAACTTCCTGCGGGCGTCGGCGTTGTCGGAGCACATCAGTCCGGTGGTAGTCATCCCGGCTGAGTCGTCCTCCCCCGAGACGGAACACATGGTGGACCTGGTGACAGAGGACCTGGTGGATACCGACATCCCCGTCCAGCCG GCTACTGTGGTAGAGCCCAGGTTCGACGACCTCTTTGGCACGTCCGCCGCCACGGACCCCTTCAATTTCAACAATCAGAACGGGATGCGCAAGGACGACAA GGACCGCCTGATCGAGCAGCTGACACGGGAGATCCAGGCCCTCAGGGAGGAACTGGAGTCCTTCAGATTGGAG agtgGGCGTCTGTGCCAGGCGCTACGCGGGCGTGTCAATGAGCTAGAGGCGGAGCTAGCAGAGCAGAGCCACCTGAGAATGCAGGCGTTGGGAGAGAGCGAGTTCCTGAGGGCGGAGCTTGACGACCTGCGCCGGGTCAAAGAGGACACGGAGAAAGAGCAGCGAAGCCTCACCGAGATCGAGA GGAAAGCGGTGGCCAATGAGCAGCGCTACGTCAAGCTGAAAGAGAAGTACACAGAGCTGGTGCAGAGTCACGCTGACCTGCTGAGGAAG AACGCGGAGGTGACTCGTCAGATGACGGTGGCGCGGGCAGCTCAGGACGAGGTGGACAGCGTGAGGAGAGAGATGCAGGAGAAGGTCAAGGCTGCCCAGGAGGCCGCGGCGAGACGG GAGCAGGAACAGGTGGAGCAGCTGCAGGAGCTGCAGAGGGAGCTGATCTCCAGCAGGGTGGAGCTAGACACCCTGAAAAGCACCATGGCCTCGTCCCAACAG TCGAGTGAGGAGCTCAGTTCGCAGCTCTCGACTGTGGAATCGGAGAAGGTGGAGCTAGCGGGATCCTTgttgaagaaagaggaggagcttGCAGGCCTGGGGGAGGAGCTAGAGCGTGTTCAGAGCAGCCTGGCCAGTGAGAGGGAAAGTGGAGTGAAGACTGCCGAGGCCCTACAGAACCAACTCAATGAGAAG gagagcagggagcaggcccTGGAGAGCCAGCTGGTGGCAGCCCGCTGGTCCACCCTACAGGGGGCtgtggaggaggcagagaggatagtCCAGGACTCACTGGCCCAGCTTGATGACCCAGCACATATCAGCTGCACCAGCTCTGCAG ACTACCTGGCGTCCAGGTGTCAGGCATCTCTGGACTGTATGGACAGACTTCACTCTGCCAGAGACGGCTACCTGGCAGACAACACAG GTGTGTCGGAGCTGGTGCGGGCAGTGACCCATCTTGCACACCTGGTGGGCGACACCATTGTTCAGGGCAGTGCCACCTCTCACATGGTGCCAGTGGAGCAAGCGGACG CGTTGTCAGACAGTGTGAAGGCGTGTGGGGCTGAAGCCCTGGCCCTGCTGGGTCAGATGAAGGAGCAGGAAAGCCTGGCTACGGCAGACAGCGCAACGTTGAGGGCAGCGCTGGATGGCATCCTGGCCACCGCAGAG AAACTGCGTCCTCGGGGTCTGGAGCTGCAGCAGGGGGAGCTGGGAGATCTGGTGGAGCAGGAAATGGCTGCCACATCAGCCGCCGTGGAGTCAGCAGCCGCCAGGATAGAG GATATGCTCAACAAGTCGCGTGCAGTCGACACAGGGGTTAAGATGGAGGTCAACGAGAG GATCCTGGCCTCCTGTACAGACCTGATGCAGGCCATCAAAGAGCTCGTTCTGTCTTCCAAAGATCTGCAAAGGGATATTGTGGATAGTGGCAGG GGGGCAGCATCCATGAAGGAGTTCTATGTCAAGAACTCTCGCTGGACTGAAGGCCTGATCTCAGCCTCCAAAGCCGTGGGCTGGGGTGCCACGGTAATGGT AGATGCAGCAGATCTGGTGGTGCAGGGCAAGGGCAAGTACGAGGAGCTGATGGTGTGTTCGCATGAGATTGCAGCCAGCACTGCACAACTGGTGGCCGCATCCAAG GTGAAGGCAGACAAAGACAACGCCAACCTGGGCCGCCTGAAGCTGGCATCCAAAGGGGTCACACAGGCCACCGCCGGAGTTGTAGCCTCCACCAAGTCCGGGAAGTCCCAGATCGAGGAGAAAG ACACCATGGATTTCTCCAGTATGACCCTCACTCAGATCAAGAGGCAGGAGATGGACTCACAG GTTTCGGTTCTAGAGCTGGAGACAAAGCTGCAGAAGGAGCGAGAGCGTCTAGGAGAGCTAAGGAAGAAGCACTATGAGCTGGCCGGGGTGGCCGAGGGCTGGGGGGAGGAGGACGAAG GTACAGGTTGA